A section of the Pseudomonas fluorescens genome encodes:
- a CDS encoding acetoacetate--CoA ligase, whose product MSDILWQPSPERIHNTRIDQFRRFINDRHALQINDYPTLHQWSIDQRPDFWAAIVEFFDVQWRTPPSAVLVEGVQMPSAQWFPDATLNFAEHLLRRRDDHPAVVAISEDGQREQLTYADLARHVAGLQRSLQAAGVGLGDRVAACMPNTWQTLVGMLATTSLGAIWSCSSPDFGTQGVIDRFGQIEPKVLITCAGYRYAGKLIDQSAKLNEILERLPSLQQLIIVPYARPEARIEDYQTQANVALWNDFYHPRGEPHFVAVPFNHPLYILYSSGTTGVPKCIIHGTGGVLLTHLKEHGLHADLSRNDCLFYYTTCGWMMWNWLVSVLAVGATVVLYDGSPFHPGPERLIDLIDEERISVFGTSPKFLATLEKAGLQPRRSHDLGSLKGLISTGSPLSPQSYDYVYREIKQELCLSSMSGGTDIVSCFVIGNPALAVRRGEMQCKSLGMAIEVWDDQGRPLIGEKGELVCTRHFPAIPIGLWNDPQGEKLRASYFSQFPGVWAQGDYAEQRPNGSLLIHGRSDAVLNPGGVRIGTAEIYRQVEKIPQVLESLAIGQRWQDDVRVVLFVRLNPGEQLDAALEQQIREVIRANTTPRHVPAKILGVSDIPRTISGKIVELAVRNVVHGEPVKNTDALANPEALEQFRNRPELA is encoded by the coding sequence ATGTCCGATATCCTCTGGCAACCCAGCCCCGAACGCATCCACAACACCCGGATCGACCAGTTCCGGCGCTTTATCAATGATCGCCACGCCTTGCAGATCAACGATTACCCTACCCTGCACCAATGGAGCATCGACCAGCGCCCGGACTTCTGGGCGGCGATTGTCGAGTTCTTCGACGTGCAGTGGCGTACGCCGCCCAGCGCCGTGCTGGTGGAAGGCGTACAGATGCCCAGCGCCCAATGGTTTCCCGACGCCACCCTGAATTTTGCCGAGCATCTGCTGCGCCGCCGCGACGACCACCCGGCCGTCGTCGCCATCAGCGAAGACGGCCAGCGCGAACAACTGACCTATGCCGACCTGGCCCGACACGTCGCCGGCCTGCAGCGCAGCCTGCAAGCGGCGGGCGTGGGCCTGGGAGATCGGGTTGCAGCGTGTATGCCCAATACCTGGCAAACCCTGGTGGGCATGCTCGCCACCACCAGCCTCGGGGCGATCTGGTCCTGCTCTTCGCCAGACTTCGGCACCCAAGGCGTGATCGATCGTTTCGGCCAGATCGAACCCAAGGTGCTGATCACCTGCGCCGGTTATCGCTACGCCGGCAAGCTGATCGACCAGAGCGCCAAGCTCAATGAAATCCTCGAACGCCTGCCCTCCCTGCAGCAACTGATCATCGTGCCCTATGCCCGGCCCGAGGCACGTATCGAGGATTACCAGACCCAGGCCAACGTGGCGCTGTGGAATGACTTCTACCACCCGAGGGGCGAGCCGCATTTTGTCGCCGTGCCCTTCAACCACCCGCTGTATATCCTTTATTCCAGCGGCACCACCGGCGTGCCCAAGTGCATCATCCACGGCACGGGCGGCGTGCTGCTGACCCACCTCAAGGAACACGGCCTGCATGCCGACCTGTCGCGCAACGACTGCCTGTTCTACTACACCACCTGCGGCTGGATGATGTGGAACTGGCTGGTGTCGGTGTTGGCCGTCGGCGCCACGGTGGTGCTGTATGACGGCTCACCCTTTCATCCCGGCCCCGAACGGCTGATCGACTTGATCGACGAGGAGCGCATCAGCGTCTTCGGCACCAGCCCGAAATTCCTCGCAACCCTGGAAAAAGCCGGCCTGCAACCACGCCGCAGCCATGACCTGGGCAGCCTCAAGGGCCTGATCTCCACCGGCTCGCCGCTCTCACCCCAGAGCTACGACTACGTGTACCGCGAGATCAAACAAGAGCTGTGCCTGTCGTCAATGTCGGGGGGGACCGATATCGTCTCCTGCTTTGTGATCGGCAACCCGGCGCTGGCGGTACGACGCGGCGAAATGCAATGCAAGAGCCTGGGGATGGCGATCGAAGTGTGGGACGACCAGGGCCGGCCCCTGATCGGCGAAAAAGGCGAGTTGGTCTGCACCCGGCACTTCCCGGCGATCCCCATCGGCCTATGGAATGACCCACAGGGGGAAAAGCTGCGCGCCTCGTATTTCAGCCAGTTCCCCGGCGTGTGGGCCCAGGGCGACTATGCCGAGCAACGGCCCAATGGCAGCCTGCTGATCCATGGGCGCTCGGATGCGGTGCTCAACCCTGGCGGCGTACGTATCGGCACGGCGGAGATCTACCGTCAGGTGGAAAAAATCCCCCAGGTCCTGGAAAGCCTGGCCATCGGCCAACGCTGGCAGGACGATGTGCGTGTGGTGCTGTTTGTGCGCCTCAATCCCGGCGAACAACTGGACGCCGCCCTTGAACAGCAGATCCGCGAGGTGATCCGCGCCAACACCACACCACGCCATGTGCCGGCGAAGATCCTCGGCGTCAGTGATATTCCCCGCACCATCAGCGGCAAGATCGTCGAGCTGGCAGTCAGGAACGTCGTGCACGGGGAACCGGTGAAGAACACCGATGCCCTGGCCAACCCCGAAGCCCTGGAGCAGTTTCGCAACCGTCCTGAGCTGGCATAG
- a CDS encoding hybrid sensor histidine kinase/response regulator encodes MNGSPTGSEAAALIARLDWATSPLGDASHWPQSLRTAIDIVIHSPMPMLLLWGDELTQIYNDGFALLAGNKHPRAFGQPAHQVWPELQHFTDPIYSAVLTGQVRTFSEQRFVLQRNHRDTEIWLDLTYSPIRDERGRVAGILVTAIETNERRQLAQELQQRSEASLRAQHNTEQRLQLALAATDAVGTWDWDISEDRFLADSHFALLHGVDPIDAHQLPISDYLQGVHPQDRAMVARSIKHCITHGTEYAEEYRLLQANGQVRWVFARGRCYKDHHGRPARFLGAALDLTERKHTEQALRQSQTELQLIINAMPVLIGYVDHEERFRLNNSAYLDWYGLTPQELYGKTILEVIGAKVYAGRADKIAAALKGKACSFTTISPHRDGRPRHALMKYLPRFSGDGSVNGFYIFVIDETERKLTEEALRHLNDNLEERVAQRTQALAEANQRLQNEMVERERAEDALRHAQKMEAVGQLTGGIAHDFNNMLTGIIGSLDLMQRYIAAGRSDEIGRFTDAAVASAHRAAALTHRLLAFSRRQSLDRRPLDPNQLVTSLEELFLRTKGAHIDLKVQLGNDIWPVNTDASQLENALLNLVINARDAMPDGGQLSIETANSYLDGTDITTLEPVKAGDYVMLGVCDNGAGMTPKILAKAFDPFFTTKPIGQGTGLGLSMIYGFAQQSGGHITIHSQPGRGTCVRLYLPRLHGTALEKTQPHSPMEAPVALDGEAVVVVEDDAAVRMLVVNLLHELGYTAHQAADARAALPLLESDLRVDLLVTDVGLPGMNGRQLAEIARQHRPQLKVLFMTGYAETAAERQGFLDEGMDMVGKPFSIDLLATKIRSMIGATGQVDA; translated from the coding sequence ATGAACGGATCACCCACCGGCAGCGAGGCTGCGGCCCTGATCGCACGGCTGGACTGGGCCACAAGCCCCCTCGGTGATGCCAGCCACTGGCCGCAAAGCCTGCGCACGGCCATTGATATCGTGATCCACTCACCGATGCCGATGCTGTTGCTCTGGGGCGACGAACTCACGCAGATCTACAACGATGGCTTCGCCCTGCTGGCCGGCAACAAACACCCCCGCGCCTTCGGCCAACCGGCCCATCAAGTCTGGCCGGAACTGCAACACTTCACCGACCCGATCTACAGCGCCGTCCTCACCGGCCAGGTGCGCACCTTCAGCGAGCAGCGGTTTGTCCTGCAACGCAACCACCGCGATACGGAAATCTGGCTGGACCTGACCTACAGCCCGATTCGCGACGAACGCGGCCGGGTGGCCGGGATCCTGGTGACGGCCATTGAAACCAACGAGCGCCGGCAACTCGCCCAGGAGTTGCAACAACGCTCCGAAGCGAGCCTGCGGGCCCAGCACAACACCGAGCAACGCTTGCAACTGGCCCTGGCCGCCACCGACGCGGTGGGCACCTGGGACTGGGATATCAGCGAAGACCGCTTTCTGGCCGACAGCCACTTCGCCCTGCTGCACGGGGTTGATCCAATCGACGCTCACCAGTTGCCCATCAGCGATTACCTGCAAGGCGTGCATCCACAAGACCGCGCCATGGTCGCCCGCAGCATCAAGCATTGCATTACCCATGGCACCGAGTACGCCGAGGAGTATCGCCTGCTCCAGGCCAACGGCCAGGTGCGCTGGGTGTTTGCCCGTGGCCGCTGCTACAAGGATCACCACGGCCGACCGGCGCGCTTTCTCGGCGCGGCCCTGGACCTGACCGAACGCAAGCACACCGAGCAAGCCCTGCGCCAGAGCCAGACCGAACTGCAACTGATCATCAACGCCATGCCGGTGCTGATCGGCTATGTGGACCACGAAGAACGCTTTCGCCTGAACAACAGCGCCTACCTCGACTGGTACGGCCTGACCCCGCAAGAGCTGTATGGCAAGACCATCCTCGAAGTGATCGGTGCCAAGGTGTACGCCGGGCGCGCCGACAAAATCGCCGCCGCACTCAAGGGCAAGGCCTGCAGCTTCACCACCATCTCGCCCCACCGCGATGGCCGCCCCCGGCATGCGCTGATGAAATACCTGCCGCGCTTCAGCGGCGATGGTTCGGTCAATGGTTTCTACATCTTTGTGATCGATGAGACCGAACGCAAGCTCACCGAAGAGGCCTTGCGCCATCTCAACGACAACCTGGAAGAACGTGTAGCCCAGCGTACCCAGGCCCTGGCCGAAGCCAACCAGCGCCTGCAAAACGAAATGGTCGAGCGTGAGCGCGCCGAGGACGCGTTGCGTCATGCGCAAAAGATGGAAGCGGTCGGCCAACTCACGGGCGGTATCGCCCATGACTTCAACAACATGCTCACCGGCATCATCGGCAGCCTGGACCTGATGCAGCGCTATATCGCCGCCGGGCGCAGTGATGAGATCGGGCGCTTCACCGATGCCGCCGTGGCCTCGGCTCACCGTGCGGCCGCCCTGACCCACCGCCTGCTGGCCTTCTCCCGGCGCCAGTCTCTGGACCGCCGGCCCCTGGACCCCAACCAACTGGTCACGTCACTGGAAGAACTGTTCCTGCGCACCAAAGGCGCCCATATCGACCTCAAGGTGCAACTGGGCAACGATATCTGGCCGGTGAACACCGACGCCAGCCAACTGGAAAACGCCCTGCTCAACCTGGTGATCAATGCCCGCGACGCCATGCCCGATGGTGGGCAACTGAGCATCGAGACAGCCAACAGCTACCTCGACGGCACTGATATCACCACCCTGGAACCGGTCAAGGCTGGCGACTACGTGATGCTCGGCGTGTGCGACAACGGCGCCGGCATGACCCCGAAGATCCTGGCCAAGGCCTTCGACCCGTTCTTCACCACCAAGCCCATCGGCCAGGGCACCGGCCTTGGGTTGTCGATGATTTATGGCTTTGCCCAGCAGTCCGGCGGCCACATCACGATCCACAGCCAGCCGGGCCGGGGTACCTGCGTGCGCCTGTACCTGCCACGCCTGCACGGCACTGCACTGGAAAAAACCCAGCCCCACAGCCCCATGGAAGCACCCGTGGCGCTGGATGGCGAAGCCGTGGTGGTGGTCGAGGATGATGCAGCGGTGCGCATGCTGGTGGTCAACCTGCTCCATGAATTGGGCTACACCGCCCACCAGGCGGCAGATGCACGCGCGGCCCTGCCGTTGCTCGAATCGGACCTGCGGGTGGACTTGCTGGTGACCGATGTCGGCCTGCCCGGCATGAACGGCCGGCAACTGGCGGAAATCGCCCGTCAGCATCGCCCGCAGTTGAAGGTCTTGTTCATGACCGGGTATGCCGAAACCGCCGCCGAGCGCCAGGGTTTCCTGGACGAAGGCATGGACATGGTAGGCAAGCCATTTTCCATTGACCTGCTGGCCACGAAAATCCGCAGCATGATCGGCGCCACAGGCCAAGTTGATGCATAA
- a CDS encoding peptidylprolyl isomerase has protein sequence MKAQARHILVKTSEEAEQLKQRIAKGEAFDVLAKKFSTCPSGKRGGDLGEVRPGQMVGVIDAVIFKKPLRVVHGPIKSKFGYHLVQVFYRD, from the coding sequence ATGAAAGCCCAAGCCCGCCATATCCTGGTCAAGACCAGCGAGGAAGCCGAACAGCTCAAGCAGCGTATCGCCAAGGGCGAAGCCTTTGATGTGCTGGCCAAGAAGTTCTCCACCTGCCCGTCTGGCAAGCGCGGCGGCGACCTGGGTGAAGTGCGGCCGGGGCAGATGGTCGGGGTGATCGATGCGGTGATTTTCAAGAAACCGCTGCGCGTGGTACACGGACCGATCAAGAGCAAGTTTGGTTATCACCTGGTGCAGGTGTTCTACCGCGACTGA
- a CDS encoding sugar kinase → MNPHPRIALIGECMIELQHRADGSLQQSFGGDTLNTAVYLRRELGAHSTVDYVTALGDDSFSDAMCAQWAREGLGLGLVQRLPGRLPGLYCIQTDAHGERRFLYWRNEAAVRDCFTAAGAEPVLAALPGYDVLYLSGITLAVLGEVGRARLLAVLVQARQRGARVVFDNNYRPRLWASVEAAREAYQQVLAHVDMALLTEDDERALFGYADSEQVFAACPGIDEVVLKRGADDCLIRQGGERFAVPAVVVETVVDTTAAGDSFSAAYLASRLKGGTPQAAALAGHGLASRVIQVPGALIPLA, encoded by the coding sequence ATGAACCCACATCCGCGCATCGCCCTGATCGGCGAATGCATGATCGAACTGCAACACCGCGCCGACGGCAGCCTGCAGCAGAGCTTTGGCGGCGATACCCTGAACACCGCCGTCTACCTGCGCCGCGAGCTGGGCGCCCACAGCACGGTGGATTACGTCACCGCCCTGGGCGACGATAGTTTCAGCGATGCCATGTGCGCGCAATGGGCCAGGGAAGGCCTCGGCCTGGGCCTGGTCCAGCGTTTACCGGGCCGTCTGCCGGGCTTGTATTGCATTCAGACCGATGCCCATGGCGAGCGCAGATTCCTCTATTGGCGCAATGAGGCGGCGGTGCGCGATTGCTTCACCGCTGCTGGGGCCGAGCCAGTCCTGGCCGCCTTGCCGGGCTACGATGTGTTGTATTTGAGTGGCATCACCCTCGCCGTACTGGGCGAAGTGGGGCGCGCACGCCTGCTGGCCGTGTTGGTGCAAGCCCGCCAGCGTGGCGCCAGGGTGGTGTTCGACAATAATTACCGCCCACGTCTTTGGGCCAGTGTCGAGGCGGCTCGCGAGGCCTACCAGCAGGTGCTGGCGCATGTGGATATGGCCTTGCTCACCGAGGATGACGAACGTGCCCTGTTTGGCTACGCCGATAGCGAACAGGTGTTCGCCGCCTGTCCGGGGATCGATGAAGTGGTGCTCAAGCGCGGGGCGGATGATTGCCTGATTCGCCAGGGCGGCGAGCGTTTTGCAGTGCCGGCGGTGGTGGTCGAGACCGTGGTGGACACCACGGCGGCGGGGGATTCGTTCAGTGCGGCGTACCTGGCCAGCCGGCTAAAGGGCGGCACGCCGCAAGCAGCAGCCCTGGCCGGTCACGGGTTGGCCAGTCGAGTGATACAGGTTCCAGGTGCACTGATCCCCCTGGCCTGA